In Leisingera sp. NJS204, the DNA window GGGGGCAAGTTTTAGGACAAGTCCGCTCATATTCAGGATGCTCCGCTGCGGAGGCCACGCATGATGGCCGTATTGATTTCCACCAGAGGCCGGACATCGGCCTTGCGTTGAAGCACTTTGGTGGTGTGTTGTCGCGTGAATTCCGCCAGTTCGAAAAGGTTTTGCTTCAGTTCGTCCGGCAGCGGGTTGCCTTTTGACGCGAGATCTGTGGTGAAAATTGACCAAAGCTTGCGGTTGTCGTTCAGAGCCGCGGCAAGATCGCTAAATTCATCGCGGCCTTTCTGCGCTGCAGTGATCAGTCGGCGGGTCACTCGTGCGACCACCTCATATTCAAAACTCTTTGCTGTCCGGGTCGGGGCCTTTGCCGCCGAATAGGCACTCTTCGCCTTCAGAAGGGCATTCACGTGTTTTCCTAACGTATTATTCTTCAGGTTCTCTGAGAGGGGAAGACCGGGGCGCCATCAGCGCCCCGGTAAGGGCTGTTAACGGAACAGCTGCTGCAATGTGGACGGCGACTGGTTTGCGATGGTCAGCGATTGCACCGCCAGCTGCTGCTGGGTTTGCAATGCTTTCAACCTCGCCGATGCTTCTTCCATGTTGGTGTCAGAGATGGTGCTGACACCGGATTTCAGCGAGTCGGTCAGTTTGGAGACAAAATCGCTCTGTCCTTCGAGGCGGTTGCTGGCAGCACCAAGGCTCGCTGCGCTGCCGATTGCAAAAGTCAGCATGACATCAATTTCCGACATGACAGCTGCTGCGTTTGTTGAATCGAGAACTGTAATGCCAGTTGCGTTCAGGTTGCCTGCGGTATCAATCGCTGTGACGGTGATGATGTCACTTGCGGCGTTCAGACCGCCAAGAACGTCGAGCTGCGCTGTAACGGCATCGTCAAGCAGATTGGCGCCGTTGAAGGATGCGGAGTCGATGATTGATTCGATCGTCTCTTGTTTGGTAAGCAGGTCAGCCTGGATTTGAGCATGGTCGACGTTCT includes these proteins:
- the flaF gene encoding flagellar biosynthesis regulator FlaF — translated: MNALLKAKSAYSAAKAPTRTAKSFEYEVVARVTRRLITAAQKGRDEFSDLAAALNDNRKLWSIFTTDLASKGNPLPDELKQNLFELAEFTRQHTTKVLQRKADVRPLVEINTAIMRGLRSGAS
- a CDS encoding flagellin N-terminal helical domain-containing protein, whose amino-acid sequence is MTSILTNNGAMVALQTLKTVNNGLEETQNQISTGKEVGMAKDNSAVWAISKSMESDIQAYESVEDALDFGEATVAVASSGMEQIVEVLKDMRELVISGVSQNVDHAQIQADLLTKQETIESIIDSASFNGANLLDDAVTAQLDVLGGLNAASDIITVTAIDTAGNLNATGITVLDSTNAAAVMSEIDVMLTFAIGSAASLGAASNRLEGQSDFVSKLTDSLKSGVSTISDTNMEEASARLKALQTQQQLAVQSLTIANQSPSTLQQLFR